CCCAGCGGGGAGAATGGTTCATCCTCCGGATGCTCGTCCCGTGTCCCGTCGAAGACATAGTCTGAGGAAACGTTCACCAGCGTGATGTTGTGTTCCGCTGCCACCTTGGCGAGGGCTGCCACGGCAGCGGTGTTGATATTCCAGGCTGCTGCCCGGCCCTCCGGGCTCTCCGCCGCATCCACGGCAGTGAACGCCGCCGCATTAATGATGGTGGAGTACTGATTCCAGTTCCGGGCCGAGTAGGCCGCCGGGTCGGTCAGGTCGAAGTCGGCGCGCGCCGCGAACTCCACCGCTCCCGTGTCTCCGAGAGCACCGCGGAGTGCCTTGCCCAGCTGACCATCCGCTCCCAGGACCAGGGTCTTTTGCCGCGGCATCGGCGTGACGTCCGCCAGACGCGGATGCACCCGGTCCTTGTCCGACAGTTCCGCGTCCTTCAGCGGAATGGGCCATGCGATAGCCGCAGTCTCGTCGCCAAGGTTCAGGAAGGTGTACTGACCCTGGGCGTCAGCGCTCCAGTGGTCATTAACCAGGTAGGTGTACGCCGTGTTGTCCTCCAGCGTCTGGAAGGCGTTGCCCACCCCGCGTGGGATAAAGATGGCCCGGCTGGGATCAAGCTCAGCGGTGAAAACCGTTCCGAAGGAGGGGCCTTCGCGCAGATCAACCCAGGCACCGAAGATTCGTCCGGTGGCCACCCCGATGAATTTATCCCACGGCTCAGCATGGATGCCGCGGGTTGTCCCAGCCTTTTCGTTGAAGGAAATGTTGTTCTGCACCGGTCCAAAATCCGGCAGCCCAAGGGCCACCATCTTTTCCTGCTGCCAGTTCTCCTTGAACCAGCCCCGGTTGTCCCCGTGTACCGGGAGATCAATGAGCAGCACGCCCGGGATGGGCGTGGGGTGGGCGGCCAGCGGTTTCGAGAATTCGACGGTCATCGGCGTTACTGTCCCTGTTCTGTGTACTTGGCCTCGGTTGCATCCTTCTGCGGACGCCACCAGGCTTCATTTTCCCGGTACCAGGCAATGGTCTCTTCGATGCCCTGATCAAAGTTGGAGAACGCCGGCAGCCATCCCAGCTCCGTGCGCAGCTTCGACGAATCAATGGCGTAGCGCAGATCGTGGCCGGGGCGGTCGATGACCTGGTCGTAAGCGTCCGCGGGCTGTCCCATATGCTTCAGGATCAGTTCGATGACTTCCTTGTTGTTCTTCTCGCCGTCGGCGCCGATCAGGTAGGTCTGGCCGATCCGGCCTTTCTCCAGGATGGCGAGCACTGCCGAGGAATGGTCATCGGCATGGATCCAGTCCCGGACATTTTCGCCGGCCCCGTAGAGCTTGGGCCGAACACCGTCAATCACGTTCGTGATCTGGCGGGGAATGAATTTCTCCACATGCTGGAACGGCCCGTAGTTGTTGGAGCAGTTGCTGATGGTGGCCTGGACCCCGAAGGAGCGGACCCAAGCGCGGACCAGCAGGTCGGAGCCGGCCTTCGTGGAGGAATACGGGCTGGAGGGGTTATAGGGAGTGGCCTCCGTGAAACGTTGGGGATCATCCAGCTCCAGGTCACCGTAGACCTCGTCGGTGGAAATGTGGTGGAAGCGTTTCCCGTATCGGCGGACCGCTTCGAGCAGCGTATAGGTGCCGATGATGTTGGTATCCAGGAACGGCCGCGGATCGTGCAGCGAGTTGTCATTATGGGACTCGGCGGCATAGTGGACGACGGCGTCGGCGTCCGCCACCAGCCGGTCCACCAGCTCTGCGTCGCAGATATCGCCCTTGACGAATGTGAAGCGGTCCTCCGGCAGGCCATCCAGCGAGGCCAGGTTTCCCGCGTAGGTCAGCCGGTCCAGCACAGTCAGGTGGGCATCGGTGTGCTCGATCGCGTAGTGGACGAAATTGGAGCCGATGAAGCCGGCGCCGCCGGTCACAAGGAGTTTCTGCATGCCACCACTCTATAGTCTTGGCACTGCGCATTTCCGGCGTCCGGCCCGCCGCCGCCGGGTCTGTGGACCCATCGACTAGAATCTACAGGTGGATACTTCGAGGAAGCCAAGGGCCGTCAGACCGGTGCGGGCATGAGTGGACCTGATCCCTCACCAGACGAATCCGGCGGCGGCGGACCGGGCAGCAAGGGGCTGTCCGGCGTCGGAGTGTCATCCCTGATAGCAGCGGCCTCAGGATATTTCGTCCTCTTTATCGCCGCCCGTGTCTTGGATAAACCTGACAACGCTGCCTTTCTCACTTACTGGGCCGCGTTGTTCTTCGTCATCGGGATCCTCTCCGGAATCATCAATGAGACCACGCGCGCCGTCAGCAACTCTTCACGGCTAAGCGGACCGGCCACCGGGCCGCCCGTCCTCGCCGCCGGCCTGGGCATCGGTGCGGCGGTTTCCGTTGCCATCCTCGCGACAGCTCCTTTGTGGGCGGACATGCTGTTTGCCGACGCAACCTGGCTGGTGGTCGTGGGAATCAGCGTGACGGCCATAGCCTATGCCGGTCATGCTTCCCTGGCCGGCGCCGCCGGCGGCCAGCAGCGGTGGAGCCTGTTTGCCCGGCTCGCAGGCTTGGAAGCCCTCATCAGGCTGGCTGTGGTGGCCGCTGTTGCCCTGCTGGCAGCGGACCTGGTGGGCATCGAACTGGCCTGCATGGCCGGCGCCTTTGTATGGATAGCCATCCTGCTCCTCAGCCCGGGCGCCCGGGAGGCCGCAGGGGCGCGTTCCGACGTTCCGGCCCGGGAACTGCTCGGCAGGATGGGCCATTCGCTGGTCTCTGCGGCTGCGACTGCCACGTTGATCACCGGATATCCGATCATGCTCAAGCTCACCACCCCCGGCGCCGAATACGCTCTGGCCGCACCGCTGATCCTGGCAATATCCCTGACCCGGGCACCGATCATGCTCCCCCTGCAGGCCTTCCAGGCGGTCCTCATCACGCATTTCGTTAACGCCACCGGGGACCGCGCATTCGTGCGGCTGCTCAAGCTCCTGGGCTTGATTCTTGCCGTCGGGGCAGTTGGGGCCGGCTTGGCTGCCTGGCTGGGACCCACCATTATGCTGATCTTCGGCCCCGACTACTCGGTGGACCCGTTGACAATGGCTGCACTGACCTTCGGGGCGGCCCTCATGGCAGCCCTCACGCTGACCGGGACGTTGTGCCTGGCCTTCGCCCGGCACCGGCTTTACGCATTGGGCTGGGTCGTGGCCACGGCCGTCGCCTTCGCCGCGCTTCTCCTGGATCTGCCCCTTCTGGACAGGGTCTACATCAGTCTCCTGGCCGGCCCTCTGGCCGGAACCCTGGTTCACGCCTTCGCGTTCCGCGGACGGGCCATGGCCACCCCGTCCAATCCGTCCACCGAGTCCAAGGACCTGATATGACCGACCAGCCCGCCGTAAGCATCATCATCCCCTGCTACAACGCGGAGGAAGTCCTCCCCCGGGCGGTCGCCAGCGTACTGGCCCAGTCCTTCAAGGACTGGGAACTGATCCTGGTTGACGACTGTTCTACGGATGGCACCGCCCGGGTGGCGGGAACCCTGCAGTCGACGGACCCTTCCGGCCGGATCGAGGTGGTGCACCTGGCTGAAAACAGCGGAAGCTCCGCGGCGCGGAACGCAGGATTGGACCAGGCCACCGGTACCTACGTTGCTTTTCTTGATGCCGACGACGAAATGCTCCCGGCGTTCCTGGCCCGGCTGGTCGAGGCAATGGCCGGTGACACCGACATCGTCCTCTGCGGGCACTACATGGTGGCGGGCGACGGCGGAACGACCAAGCGGACCAGCAGACAGCTGGGCCGGTTGGGGACGGACGATGCTGTCCGCGCGGGCATGACCGGTGCCTTGACGCCGTTCCCCTGGGACAAGCTCTACCGCCGCTCCCTCTTCGACGGGCTGCGTTACCCGGTGGGCGCCCAGCGCTTTGAGGACATGACCATGAATGTCGCCTTGTATGCCAGAAGCCAGGCCGTGCTGGTCCTCGACGAACCCCTTCACCGTTACTACGTCTCCGGCGGATCGCTGACCTGGGGCCGGGTGCCGAGCGCCCAGGACACGGAAATTGCCCTGAAACACCTCGAATCCAGCCTTGACCCGCAGTACCTTACGGGCCGTTTCGCGTCCGCTTATGCCTGCATGCAGACACTCACCACAATGCTGGTCGCGCAGAGTGCCATCGCGGCCGGCCGCAGCCCGGAAGCCGACGAGACCCTACGCGCATGCCGTGCCAAATTGGGCCTCAGCCAGCTTGCGGGCACCGCTGGGGTCTCACCGGTCCTGGCCGCCGCCGGCGCAGTCCTGAAGTTCGCTCCGGCCGTCTTCGCCGGGCTCTACCGCCGTTATGCAGCCAAGACATACGGCATGGGCAAGGTTTGAGGCCTTCTCCTTGTAGTGCTTCAGCTTCAATCCACCTAAAAGAATTGGTATAGATTAAGAGATATGGCCATTCCCCCTAATCAACGCGTCCTTGTTGTCATGCCCGCGTGGAACGAGGCCGAGACGGTCGGATCGACCATCCGCGAGGTCCTGTCCCTCGAGGAACATTTCGATGTTCTGGTCGTAAACGACGGCTCCACCGACAACACGGCCGCTGTGGCGGCCGAAGCGGGAGCCACGGTCCTCCAACTGCCGTTCAACCTCGGTGTCGGCGGAGCCATGCGCGCAGGGTTCAAGTACGCCGTCCGCCTTGGCTACGACCGTGTCATCCAGGTCGACGCCGACGGCCAGCACGACCCCGCAGACATTCGGCGGGTTCTCGACGGACTGGAGCACGCCGATATTTCCATTGGCGCCCGGTTCGCCAAGCGGGGAACCTATAAGGTTTCCGGCCCGCGTAAATGGGCCATGCAGGTGCTTGCCGCCGTCATCTCTTCCCTTGCGGACACCCGTCTGACGGACGTCACAAGCGGTTTCCGGGCGGCAAACAAGCGCGCGTTGAACCAGTATCTCGACCACTACCCCGCCGAATATCTGGGGGACACCATCGATTCCCTGGTCGTTGCCATCCGGTCCGGCTGCGTAGTGACCCAGGTGCCGGTGGAGATGCGCGTCCGCCAAGGCGGTAAACCCAGCCATAACCCGCTTAAAGCCGGCATTTACCTGGGCCGTTCAATTTTTGCCCTCCTTTTCGCGCTGACACGCAAAAAATCCGATTCCTCAACCATTAATGGAGCGTGAGCAGTGGCAATTATCGCCGCATTTGC
This window of the Arthrobacter sp. zg-Y919 genome carries:
- a CDS encoding bifunctional dTDP-4-dehydrorhamnose 3,5-epimerase family protein/NAD(P)-dependent oxidoreductase; the encoded protein is MTVEFSKPLAAHPTPIPGVLLIDLPVHGDNRGWFKENWQQEKMVALGLPDFGPVQNNISFNEKAGTTRGIHAEPWDKFIGVATGRIFGAWVDLREGPSFGTVFTAELDPSRAIFIPRGVGNAFQTLEDNTAYTYLVNDHWSADAQGQYTFLNLGDETAAIAWPIPLKDAELSDKDRVHPRLADVTPMPRQKTLVLGADGQLGKALRGALGDTGAVEFAARADFDLTDPAAYSARNWNQYSTIINAAAFTAVDAAESPEGRAAAWNINTAAVAALAKVAAEHNITLVNVSSDYVFDGTRDEHPEDEPFSPLGVYGQTKAAGDAAVSVVPRHYTVRTSWVIGEGNNFVRTMAALAQREIKPAVVNDQIGRLTFTKDLAAAILHLLESHAPYGTYNVTNDGPAVSWAEIAADVYEFVGRSRTDVTGVSTAEYFQGKEAAPRPLNSMLPLDRIRDTGFSPRGMKDALEDYLAESLP
- the rfbB gene encoding dTDP-glucose 4,6-dehydratase encodes the protein MQKLLVTGGAGFIGSNFVHYAIEHTDAHLTVLDRLTYAGNLASLDGLPEDRFTFVKGDICDAELVDRLVADADAVVHYAAESHNDNSLHDPRPFLDTNIIGTYTLLEAVRRYGKRFHHISTDEVYGDLELDDPQRFTEATPYNPSSPYSSTKAGSDLLVRAWVRSFGVQATISNCSNNYGPFQHVEKFIPRQITNVIDGVRPKLYGAGENVRDWIHADDHSSAVLAILEKGRIGQTYLIGADGEKNNKEVIELILKHMGQPADAYDQVIDRPGHDLRYAIDSSKLRTELGWLPAFSNFDQGIEETIAWYRENEAWWRPQKDATEAKYTEQGQ
- a CDS encoding glycosyltransferase family 2 protein, with protein sequence MTDQPAVSIIIPCYNAEEVLPRAVASVLAQSFKDWELILVDDCSTDGTARVAGTLQSTDPSGRIEVVHLAENSGSSAARNAGLDQATGTYVAFLDADDEMLPAFLARLVEAMAGDTDIVLCGHYMVAGDGGTTKRTSRQLGRLGTDDAVRAGMTGALTPFPWDKLYRRSLFDGLRYPVGAQRFEDMTMNVALYARSQAVLVLDEPLHRYYVSGGSLTWGRVPSAQDTEIALKHLESSLDPQYLTGRFASAYACMQTLTTMLVAQSAIAAGRSPEADETLRACRAKLGLSQLAGTAGVSPVLAAAGAVLKFAPAVFAGLYRRYAAKTYGMGKV
- a CDS encoding glycosyltransferase family 2 protein, whose translation is MAIPPNQRVLVVMPAWNEAETVGSTIREVLSLEEHFDVLVVNDGSTDNTAAVAAEAGATVLQLPFNLGVGGAMRAGFKYAVRLGYDRVIQVDADGQHDPADIRRVLDGLEHADISIGARFAKRGTYKVSGPRKWAMQVLAAVISSLADTRLTDVTSGFRAANKRALNQYLDHYPAEYLGDTIDSLVVAIRSGCVVTQVPVEMRVRQGGKPSHNPLKAGIYLGRSIFALLFALTRKKSDSSTINGA